From one Trueperella pyogenes genomic stretch:
- a CDS encoding TetR/AcrR family transcriptional regulator → MSTQKVSTGKRVGLNREVIVAKALEITAREGLDGWSMRELSSELGVVNSVLYHYFSSKDDLCDAVVDHVLRKIDLPDENLEWKAWFTALLHSARPVLTIYPGVVDRFKLGRYTSTIIPCVDLACQKLLEAGFGVLAPLALSMIANVTIQTISARNMRIPGHNASSQDVEGMLNHFSVMAQSSPGMALMVHGFFEHLIDSENEQAVSNAYFDLIVASLLDGLENVMIPQAEQAAQAFPCCDGKINSRTSSPDETAP, encoded by the coding sequence ATGAGTACACAGAAAGTCAGTACCGGCAAACGTGTTGGCCTGAACCGAGAGGTCATCGTCGCTAAGGCTCTGGAGATAACTGCGCGTGAGGGGCTAGACGGTTGGTCTATGCGCGAGCTAAGTAGTGAACTCGGTGTTGTCAACTCAGTGCTCTACCACTACTTTTCTTCCAAAGATGATCTGTGCGACGCCGTCGTCGACCACGTGCTGCGCAAGATTGACCTGCCGGACGAAAATCTTGAATGGAAAGCATGGTTTACCGCTCTGCTACACAGTGCGCGCCCTGTGCTTACGATATACCCAGGAGTGGTCGACCGCTTCAAACTTGGCCGCTACACCTCGACCATCATTCCCTGTGTGGATCTCGCCTGCCAAAAGCTGCTTGAAGCGGGTTTCGGCGTCCTTGCTCCTTTGGCGCTCTCAATGATCGCGAACGTCACCATCCAAACCATCAGCGCTCGCAACATGCGCATTCCCGGCCACAACGCCTCGAGCCAAGACGTCGAAGGGATGCTCAACCATTTCTCCGTCATGGCGCAAAGCTCGCCTGGCATGGCGCTGATGGTGCATGGGTTTTTCGAGCATCTCATCGACAGCGAAAACGAACAGGCTGTGAGCAATGCATATTTTGATCTCATTGTTGCCTCCCTGCTTGACGGCCTTGAAAATGTCATGATTCCCCAAGCAGAACAGGCTGCCCAGGCGTTCCCATGCTGTGACGGCAAAATCAATTCCCGAACGTCATCTCCTGATGAGACCGCACCCTAG
- a CDS encoding phospho-sugar mutase, with translation MATSLFDDVRAWMSADPSEENRNELAALLAAAEAGDSAASAELEDRFAGTLQFGTAGLRGVMEAGPNRMNSAVVRRAAAGLVAWLKEKVTPDFVVVIGYDARYHSEEFARDTAAIVTAAGGTAHLMPGKLPTPLLAYAVRKYGADAGVMVTASHNPPKDNGYKVYLGGRAAAADGNGVQIVPPVDKEIAAKIAAAPAANEVPMADGWNMIPASIVDDYVADTLARVADGPRDLKIVYTAMHGVGKSLVHPLLAAAGFADVVDVASQVEPDPAFPTVAFPNPEEAGALDEAIAVAQAVDADIIIASDPDADRCSAAIPTPNGWRQLSGDEIGAILGEQVGAAAKASGTAGTLASSIVSSQLLEQIARVHGLGYRSTLTGFKWIARAPEILFGYEEAIGFCCYPDLVKDKDGVSAALVLAITAAKMKAEGKSLQDVLDALAIRHGVYLTAPVTVRVDDLSIIPATMAKVRKEPPTELIGVPVASIEDLSEGSPDLPPTDALRILTAEGDRVIVRPSGTEPKVKCYLEVIVPVADAEDLSRARTAAAERMERFKADVSHMLTL, from the coding sequence ATGGCAACATCACTTTTTGACGACGTACGCGCATGGATGAGCGCAGATCCCTCCGAGGAAAATCGCAACGAGCTTGCCGCTCTGCTCGCCGCTGCCGAGGCCGGAGATAGCGCTGCCAGCGCCGAGCTTGAAGACCGTTTCGCCGGCACGCTCCAGTTCGGCACCGCCGGCCTACGCGGCGTCATGGAAGCCGGCCCAAATCGCATGAATTCGGCGGTCGTGCGCCGGGCCGCAGCTGGTCTCGTGGCGTGGTTGAAGGAGAAGGTCACGCCCGATTTCGTCGTCGTTATTGGATATGACGCCCGCTACCACTCGGAGGAGTTTGCCCGCGATACCGCCGCGATCGTCACCGCAGCTGGTGGCACCGCACACCTTATGCCCGGCAAGCTGCCCACCCCACTGTTGGCCTACGCGGTACGCAAGTACGGTGCCGACGCCGGCGTGATGGTCACTGCCTCGCACAATCCGCCCAAGGACAACGGCTACAAGGTCTACCTCGGCGGGCGTGCCGCTGCCGCGGACGGCAACGGCGTGCAGATCGTGCCCCCGGTGGATAAGGAGATCGCGGCCAAGATCGCGGCCGCCCCTGCGGCCAACGAGGTCCCGATGGCCGATGGGTGGAACATGATTCCCGCCTCGATCGTCGATGACTACGTCGCCGACACTCTGGCGCGGGTGGCAGACGGTCCGCGCGACCTCAAGATCGTCTACACCGCCATGCACGGAGTCGGCAAGAGTCTTGTCCATCCGCTCCTGGCTGCCGCTGGCTTCGCCGACGTCGTCGATGTCGCTTCGCAAGTTGAACCAGACCCAGCCTTCCCCACTGTGGCGTTCCCCAACCCGGAAGAAGCCGGCGCGTTGGACGAGGCCATCGCGGTAGCGCAGGCCGTAGACGCAGACATCATCATCGCCTCCGATCCTGATGCCGACCGTTGCTCAGCCGCAATCCCGACGCCGAACGGTTGGCGCCAGCTATCTGGCGACGAGATCGGTGCAATCCTCGGCGAGCAGGTCGGCGCCGCCGCGAAGGCTAGTGGCACTGCCGGTACCCTCGCTTCGTCTATCGTCTCATCACAGCTCCTCGAGCAGATCGCACGCGTCCACGGCCTGGGCTACCGTTCGACCCTGACGGGATTCAAGTGGATTGCGCGCGCGCCCGAGATCCTCTTCGGTTACGAAGAAGCCATCGGTTTCTGCTGCTACCCCGACCTGGTTAAGGACAAGGACGGCGTCTCTGCCGCTCTCGTTTTGGCCATCACGGCTGCCAAGATGAAGGCCGAAGGTAAGTCCCTCCAGGACGTGCTCGACGCGCTGGCGATTCGCCACGGAGTCTACCTGACCGCCCCAGTGACGGTCCGCGTGGATGACCTCTCGATCATCCCGGCCACGATGGCTAAGGTGCGCAAGGAGCCGCCAACTGAGCTTATCGGTGTGCCTGTGGCCTCGATCGAGGATCTGTCGGAGGGCAGCCCCGATCTGCCCCCGACAGACGCCCTGCGCATCCTCACCGCTGAAGGCGACCGCGTCATCGTCCGCCCATCTGGCACAGAACCTAAAGTCAAGTGCTACCTCGAGGTTATCGTGCCTGTCGCAGATGCTGAGGATCTCTCGCGGGCTCGCACAGCCGCAGCAGAGCGCATGGAGCGTTTCAAGGCTGACGTGTCGCACATGCTGACGCTGTAG
- a CDS encoding purine-nucleoside phosphorylase, translating into MEYMDLAREAAAKIADVTGVDKHDIALTLGSGWGGAAGLIGEVVAEMPAEDIPGFSKSAVAGHGGKLTSIELKGGKHALVLGARTHYYEGKGVRAVAHGVRTAAAAGAKVCILTNGCGSTREETGPGSAVLINDHINLTATSPLEGATFVDLTDLYSSRLRGIAHEIDPSLPEGVYVQFSGPHYETPAEVRMARTLGGDLVGMSTALEAIAAREMGMEILGISLVTNLAAGVASEKLDHSEVLEAGKAAGPRISQLLADIIEQIAKDM; encoded by the coding sequence ATGGAATACATGGATTTGGCCCGCGAAGCGGCGGCGAAGATTGCCGACGTGACGGGCGTTGACAAGCACGATATCGCACTCACCCTCGGCTCCGGATGGGGCGGGGCGGCCGGCCTCATCGGAGAGGTCGTGGCAGAGATGCCCGCCGAGGACATTCCCGGCTTTTCTAAGTCCGCTGTCGCTGGTCACGGCGGCAAGCTCACGTCGATCGAGCTCAAGGGCGGCAAGCATGCGCTCGTCCTGGGCGCTCGCACCCATTACTACGAAGGTAAAGGAGTGCGCGCAGTGGCCCACGGAGTCCGCACGGCAGCCGCCGCCGGGGCCAAGGTCTGCATCCTCACCAACGGCTGCGGCTCCACCCGCGAAGAGACCGGCCCAGGTAGCGCCGTCCTCATCAACGACCACATCAACCTCACTGCTACCTCTCCGCTTGAGGGAGCCACCTTTGTGGACCTCACGGACCTTTACTCGTCCCGCCTGCGCGGGATTGCCCATGAGATCGATCCGAGCCTGCCGGAAGGCGTGTACGTGCAGTTCTCCGGCCCGCACTACGAAACCCCTGCAGAGGTTCGTATGGCGCGCACGCTCGGCGGCGACCTCGTCGGCATGTCCACCGCTCTCGAGGCGATTGCGGCACGCGAGATGGGGATGGAAATCCTCGGAATCTCGCTCGTGACGAATCTGGCCGCCGGTGTGGCGAGCGAAAAGCTCGACCACTCCGAAGTGCTCGAAGCCGGCAAGGCTGCCGGCCCGCGCATTTCCCAGCTTCTCGCGGACATCATTGAACAGATTGCGAAGGATATGTAA
- a CDS encoding TIGR00730 family Rossman fold protein produces MAKKTRDYQKGPVTLRGKQIPDSTTDARLLRPLQDPSFIHSDPWRIMRIQAEFVEGFGALADLGPAISIFGSARTQPGNAYYELAEEIAGLLVSKGYAVITGGGPGIMEAGNKGAHAAGGTSVGLGIELPFEQGMNDYVDLGIDFRYFFVRKMMFVKYSLGFIVMPGGYGTLDELFEALTLVQTHKVSGFPVVLVGKEHWRGMAEWIETSLLAEGYISPGDERLFTLVDTAEEAVQAVVDGVHRLAQEKRTLGEA; encoded by the coding sequence ATGGCAAAGAAAACAAGAGACTACCAGAAGGGGCCCGTGACCTTGCGGGGCAAGCAGATCCCCGACTCAACCACCGACGCGCGGCTACTTCGCCCCCTCCAAGACCCGTCCTTCATTCACTCCGACCCGTGGCGCATCATGCGCATCCAGGCCGAATTCGTGGAAGGTTTTGGGGCGCTGGCTGATCTCGGCCCCGCTATCTCTATCTTCGGCTCAGCCCGCACACAGCCGGGCAACGCGTACTACGAACTTGCCGAGGAGATTGCTGGACTGCTCGTTTCCAAAGGATATGCAGTGATCACGGGCGGTGGGCCCGGCATCATGGAGGCCGGCAACAAAGGGGCACACGCCGCTGGCGGGACCTCTGTTGGGCTCGGCATTGAGCTGCCTTTCGAGCAGGGCATGAACGACTACGTCGATCTTGGCATCGACTTTCGATATTTCTTCGTACGCAAGATGATGTTCGTCAAATACTCGCTCGGCTTTATCGTCATGCCCGGTGGCTACGGCACGCTCGACGAGCTATTCGAGGCGCTCACGCTGGTGCAAACCCACAAGGTATCCGGCTTTCCAGTGGTGCTGGTGGGAAAGGAACACTGGCGCGGCATGGCGGAATGGATCGAAACGAGCCTGCTCGCTGAAGGCTATATTTCCCCCGGCGACGAACGCCTCTTTACGCTCGTCGACACCGCCGAGGAGGCAGTGCAAGCGGTCGTCGACGGTGTGCACAGACTCGCCCAGGAAAAGCGCACGTTAGGAGAAGCCTGA
- a CDS encoding DUF3117 domain-containing protein: protein MAAMKPRTGDGPLEAERDIHGTTLRMPLEGGGRLVLELSDDEVKALHEVLGKVLDI from the coding sequence ATGGCCGCTATGAAACCGCGAACCGGCGATGGGCCGCTCGAGGCAGAGCGCGACATCCATGGAACTACTCTACGGATGCCGTTGGAGGGCGGAGGCCGCCTCGTGCTTGAACTGAGCGACGACGAGGTCAAGGCTCTTCACGAAGTGCTCGGAAAGGTTCTTGACATTTAG
- a CDS encoding O-methyltransferase produces MAVDKAQSWTYAEHIVDEAELMVRARQQASELAIDSLSPATGHFLTALSAMGVKTMAEIGTGTGVSGLYLLAGASDSVLTSIDTDAEAQSYARENFTMAGIRSGRFRLINGRSADMLPRLASASYDLVLVDADPAEAAGDVYEALRMLRPGGTLVVAHALNNDRVADPARRDDATVALRNLGRELIEAEDLVSSLIPLGDGLVVSVKR; encoded by the coding sequence ATGGCAGTGGATAAGGCCCAATCCTGGACCTATGCGGAGCATATCGTCGATGAAGCCGAACTCATGGTTCGTGCCCGCCAGCAGGCCTCCGAATTGGCCATTGACTCCCTCTCCCCTGCCACTGGCCACTTCCTGACTGCGCTGTCTGCCATGGGAGTAAAGACGATGGCAGAGATTGGTACCGGCACCGGCGTCTCGGGCCTGTATTTGCTTGCCGGTGCCAGCGACTCGGTTCTCACCTCCATCGATACCGACGCCGAGGCGCAAAGCTACGCACGCGAGAACTTCACTATGGCAGGCATCCGCTCGGGCCGCTTCCGGCTCATCAACGGCCGTAGCGCAGACATGCTGCCGCGTCTGGCCTCCGCCTCATACGACCTGGTGCTCGTCGACGCCGATCCGGCCGAAGCCGCCGGGGATGTCTACGAGGCGTTGCGCATGTTGCGGCCGGGCGGCACGCTCGTCGTTGCGCACGCGCTCAATAACGACAGGGTGGCAGACCCAGCCCGCCGCGACGACGCCACAGTCGCCCTGCGCAACCTCGGCCGGGAACTCATTGAGGCTGAAGACTTAGTCTCCAGCCTCATTCCACTCGGGGATGGTCTAGTAGTCAGCGTCAAACGCTAA
- a CDS encoding Mrp/NBP35 family ATP-binding protein codes for MSLPSIEEIRAELAKVIDPEIKRPITELGMLRSVEIDEAGNVVVGIDLTTAGCPLRDTITTDAKNVVSAMSGVASVRVDIGVMDDEQRAQLKKTLRGGAPERVIPFAQPGNLTRVYAITSGKGGVGKSSMTVNLAAAIAKSGLKVGVVDADIYGFSIPHMMGVTHPPQVVDNMIIPPVVHDVKTISIGNFMSENGPVVWRGPMLHRALEQFFADVYWGDLDVLLIDLPPGTGDIALSVSSLIPKSEIVLVTTPQVAAADVAERAGLMAKQTDQHVVGIIENMSYLAMPDGSTMEIFGAGGGEAVSAQLTRNLGYDVPLLAQVPIEQDLRIGGDSGIPFAIAEGHSPAQEAIRKVADTLAHRARGLAGRPLGVRPVDPSAP; via the coding sequence ATGAGCCTACCGAGCATTGAAGAAATTAGGGCCGAACTCGCAAAAGTCATCGACCCGGAGATCAAGCGCCCCATCACCGAATTGGGGATGCTGCGATCAGTGGAGATCGACGAGGCTGGCAACGTCGTCGTCGGCATAGATCTGACCACAGCCGGGTGCCCGCTGCGCGATACGATCACCACCGACGCTAAGAACGTTGTCAGCGCGATGAGTGGTGTGGCCAGCGTGCGCGTGGATATAGGCGTGATGGATGACGAGCAGCGCGCGCAGCTGAAGAAGACTCTGCGCGGCGGCGCACCTGAGCGCGTCATCCCATTCGCCCAGCCAGGAAACCTCACCCGCGTCTACGCGATCACCTCCGGCAAGGGCGGCGTGGGCAAGTCTTCCATGACGGTCAACCTCGCTGCGGCCATCGCCAAGTCCGGCCTCAAGGTCGGAGTGGTCGACGCCGACATCTACGGCTTCTCGATCCCCCACATGATGGGTGTCACTCATCCGCCACAGGTGGTGGACAACATGATCATCCCGCCGGTCGTCCACGACGTCAAGACGATCTCGATCGGTAACTTCATGTCCGAAAACGGCCCGGTGGTGTGGCGTGGACCGATGTTGCACCGAGCCCTTGAGCAGTTCTTCGCCGACGTGTACTGGGGTGACCTCGATGTTCTTCTCATTGACCTCCCGCCGGGAACGGGCGATATCGCCCTGTCCGTCTCGTCTCTTATCCCCAAGTCGGAGATCGTCCTGGTGACTACCCCGCAGGTCGCGGCGGCCGACGTCGCCGAGCGCGCAGGTTTGATGGCCAAGCAGACCGATCAGCACGTGGTGGGCATTATTGAAAACATGTCTTACCTGGCCATGCCGGACGGCTCCACCATGGAGATCTTCGGCGCCGGCGGTGGTGAAGCCGTCAGCGCACAGTTGACGCGCAACCTCGGTTACGACGTGCCCCTGCTCGCCCAGGTCCCCATCGAGCAAGACCTGCGTATAGGAGGCGACTCGGGCATCCCGTTCGCAATCGCAGAGGGCCATTCCCCTGCTCAGGAAGCAATCCGCAAGGTCGCGGACACGCTCGCACACCGTGCGCGCGGTCTCGCTGGCCGCCCGCTCGGCGTGCGTCCCGTTGATCCGTCGGCGCCGTAA
- a CDS encoding DUF1003 domain-containing protein translates to MSESFDQPLDKRHRRWRTNLDSERTGIVAERIARFTGTPKFIIWLTLFVTIWLLWNSLAPERLRFDSASLGFTALTLMLSLQASYASPLILLAQNRQDERDRVSAEQDRQHAVRTLADTEFLTREIASLRMSLQDLATRDFVRSEMRDQFELREQITARDAELAARDEKIAELERRLAQFESDVNDR, encoded by the coding sequence ATGTCTGAAAGCTTCGACCAGCCACTAGATAAACGGCACCGCCGCTGGCGCACCAACCTCGATTCTGAACGCACCGGCATAGTCGCCGAACGGATCGCCCGCTTTACAGGCACGCCGAAGTTCATCATCTGGCTGACCTTGTTTGTGACGATCTGGTTGCTCTGGAACAGTCTCGCGCCGGAGCGCCTGCGCTTCGATTCGGCCTCCCTCGGCTTCACGGCTTTGACCCTCATGCTTTCCCTCCAGGCCTCCTACGCCTCCCCGCTCATTCTTTTGGCGCAAAACCGCCAAGACGAACGCGATCGCGTAAGCGCCGAGCAGGATCGCCAGCACGCCGTCCGCACCCTGGCCGATACCGAGTTCCTCACCAGGGAGATCGCTTCGCTGCGGATGTCTTTACAGGATCTGGCCACACGCGACTTCGTGCGTTCCGAGATGCGCGATCAGTTCGAGTTGCGCGAACAGATCACCGCTCGCGACGCCGAATTAGCGGCTCGCGATGAGAAAATTGCCGAGCTTGAGCGCCGTTTGGCCCAGTTCGAAAGTGACGTGAACGACCGATAG
- a CDS encoding magnesium transporter MgtE N-terminal domain-containing protein: protein MSVRTGSRVFVGRLAGTPVYDPIGDRVGKVHDVVVVFRLRGNPSAVGLVVDVAGKRRVFMPLTRVTSIANGQVITTGLLNIRRFEKRPSETMVLGEILDREVEFNDGSGKAIVEDVAIEQTGHREWKLTSLYVRMSRGGPEAGNTKIVPVSVISGLRTRVANQAATALLAQINELKAPDIADLLSDLPDERIIAVSRHMHDDLLADVLEEMSDADRVTIMTALEVDRAADILEEMEPDDAADLINELPAAQAEILLSKMEPEEAQDVRRLMSYGERTAGGLMTTDPMILSPDARVSMLLAAARRKDLAPAIASTCFIVRPPTETPTGQYLGVVHLQRALREPPSEMVGSIIDQVEMLSPDDGIGTITRLLATYNLTVLPVVDNGLLVGAVSVDDVLDHLMPEDWRDADEEMIDTHIDERHVDDLLEDALNTEEGRDV, encoded by the coding sequence ATGTCAGTGAGAACTGGTTCGCGCGTCTTTGTTGGACGCCTGGCAGGCACCCCCGTCTATGACCCCATCGGCGACCGGGTGGGTAAAGTCCACGACGTCGTCGTGGTTTTTCGGCTGCGCGGAAACCCGTCAGCTGTGGGTTTGGTTGTAGACGTGGCAGGCAAAAGACGCGTCTTTATGCCCCTCACGCGCGTGACATCCATAGCCAACGGACAGGTGATCACCACGGGTCTGTTGAATATCCGCCGCTTTGAGAAACGCCCCTCCGAGACGATGGTGTTGGGCGAGATCCTCGATCGCGAGGTTGAGTTCAACGATGGTTCGGGAAAAGCGATCGTGGAGGACGTGGCCATCGAACAGACGGGTCACCGCGAATGGAAGCTGACCTCACTGTATGTGCGAATGTCGCGTGGTGGTCCGGAGGCGGGAAATACGAAGATCGTGCCCGTCTCGGTCATTTCCGGTTTGCGCACGCGCGTGGCCAACCAGGCGGCTACGGCCCTTCTTGCCCAGATTAACGAGCTCAAGGCACCAGATATCGCCGACCTGCTCTCGGATCTGCCCGACGAGCGCATCATCGCCGTCTCCCGGCACATGCACGACGATCTGCTCGCCGACGTCTTGGAGGAGATGTCGGATGCAGATCGGGTGACGATCATGACCGCGCTCGAGGTCGATCGCGCTGCCGACATTCTCGAAGAGATGGAGCCGGACGACGCGGCCGACCTCATCAATGAGCTGCCCGCTGCTCAGGCGGAGATCCTCCTGTCTAAGATGGAGCCAGAGGAAGCCCAGGACGTGCGCCGTCTCATGTCCTACGGTGAGCGCACGGCCGGCGGCCTGATGACCACCGATCCGATGATTCTCTCCCCCGATGCCCGAGTTTCCATGCTCTTGGCTGCCGCCCGCCGCAAGGACCTGGCCCCGGCAATCGCCTCTACTTGCTTCATTGTGCGGCCTCCGACGGAGACGCCAACTGGCCAGTACCTCGGCGTCGTGCACTTACAACGGGCCCTTAGAGAGCCTCCTTCCGAAATGGTCGGCTCGATCATTGATCAGGTGGAGATGCTCTCGCCCGACGACGGCATAGGCACGATCACCCGGCTCCTAGCTACTTATAACCTCACAGTCTTGCCGGTAGTGGACAACGGCTTGCTGGTGGGTGCCGTCTCAGTCGACGACGTCCTCGATCACCTCATGCCAGAGGATTGGCGCGACGCCGACGAGGAGATGATCGACACCCATATTGACGAACGCCACGTCGATGATCTACTAGAAGATGCGTTGAACACTGAGGAGGGACGCGATGTCTGA
- a CDS encoding aminopeptidase P family protein: MTEQTQTNEEKAHNRTQRPQGQAFREFIGQDWGPRAAGPTRMEVADYTPARHKRLSALFPGERLVFPAGDLQVRSNDTDYRFRAHSAFAHLTGLGGEDEPGAVLVLHPTEEGHEAVLYFHPRASRSSEEFYADSRHGEFWVGARLSAQEMATATGLKVAHIDDMLDAISKDLGAVQIRVIPESDAAVEAMVAQLRQQNGLTEGAAEADARLAEAASEIRLTKDAYEVAEMQKAIDVTKAGFEEMIRAMPRAVNHWRGERVIEGAFQAKAREEGNGLGYETIAAAGNHANTLHWITNDGQLRDGELILIDAGAEVDSLYTADITRTLPINGTFTEAQREVYDAVLAACERALEVAQGKVQFKDIHAAAMEVLAEHLEKWGMLPVSAAQSLSPDAQYHRRWMPHGTSHHLGLDVHDCAQAKRELYQDSYLEPGMIFTIEPGLYFREDDLKVPERFRGIGVRIEDDILVTETGAIRLSEDIPRTADAVEKWMADLQK; this comes from the coding sequence ATGACTGAACAGACTCAAACCAACGAAGAAAAGGCGCACAACCGCACGCAGCGCCCACAGGGTCAGGCCTTCCGGGAGTTTATCGGGCAGGACTGGGGCCCGCGCGCAGCCGGCCCTACCCGCATGGAAGTAGCTGACTACACGCCAGCCCGCCACAAACGACTTTCCGCCCTTTTCCCCGGCGAACGCCTCGTGTTTCCCGCCGGTGATCTGCAGGTTCGTTCCAATGACACGGACTATCGCTTCCGCGCGCACTCCGCTTTTGCCCATCTGACGGGTCTTGGTGGAGAAGACGAGCCGGGCGCGGTTCTCGTCCTGCATCCTACCGAGGAAGGCCACGAAGCCGTCCTCTACTTCCATCCGCGCGCCTCGCGCTCTTCGGAGGAGTTCTATGCGGACTCACGCCACGGCGAATTCTGGGTGGGAGCCCGCTTGAGCGCGCAGGAGATGGCCACGGCTACCGGCCTGAAGGTGGCGCACATTGACGACATGTTGGACGCGATCTCAAAGGATCTCGGCGCGGTTCAAATCCGTGTTATCCCCGAGTCGGACGCGGCCGTTGAGGCTATGGTGGCACAGCTGCGCCAGCAGAACGGGCTGACCGAGGGCGCTGCCGAGGCAGACGCGCGCCTGGCTGAGGCGGCCTCAGAGATCCGGCTAACTAAGGACGCCTACGAGGTCGCCGAGATGCAAAAGGCTATCGACGTGACGAAGGCGGGATTTGAGGAAATGATCCGCGCGATGCCGCGTGCGGTGAACCACTGGCGCGGCGAGCGCGTCATCGAAGGCGCTTTCCAGGCGAAAGCCCGCGAGGAGGGCAACGGGCTGGGCTACGAGACGATCGCAGCCGCAGGCAACCATGCCAACACGCTGCACTGGATCACCAATGACGGCCAGTTGCGCGACGGCGAGCTCATCCTCATCGACGCCGGCGCCGAAGTCGATTCCCTCTACACCGCCGATATCACCCGCACGCTGCCCATCAACGGCACCTTCACCGAGGCTCAGCGCGAGGTGTACGACGCCGTCCTCGCAGCCTGCGAGCGTGCGCTCGAGGTGGCTCAGGGCAAGGTGCAGTTTAAGGACATTCACGCTGCGGCGATGGAGGTCCTTGCCGAGCATCTGGAAAAGTGGGGCATGCTGCCCGTGTCGGCCGCGCAATCCCTCTCGCCCGACGCCCAATACCACCGCCGCTGGATGCCGCACGGTACCTCCCACCACCTGGGCTTGGACGTTCACGATTGTGCGCAGGCTAAGCGGGAGCTCTATCAGGACTCTTACCTAGAACCTGGGATGATTTTTACGATCGAGCCGGGTCTATACTTCCGCGAAGATGACCTCAAGGTTCCCGAGCGCTTCCGTGGGATCGGCGTCCGGATCGAGGACGATATCCTCGTCACCGAAACCGGCGCGATTCGCCTGTCTGAAGATATCCCGCGCACGGCCGATGCCGTGGAGAAGTGGATGGCTGACCTGCAAAAATAA
- a CDS encoding PHP domain-containing protein, which translates to MIDLHTHSSYSDGTKTPAELMAAARDAGISTLGLTDHDTIAGWAAAAAAVVDSGVSLVRGMEVTAHYNDAGTPISVHMLAYLFDPQAPELAAHRENLRASRITRAQHIVARLAEDLPISWQDVVKIAGSDAVVGRPHIADALVVAGIVDSREQAFANYLSPRGKYYVRNYSPDVFDVIAWINAAGGRAVFAHPAAVKRGKTVPLQALDAMAEAGLFGVEVHHRDNPESLRGQLTEKAERLGLFQFGSSDYHGAGKPNRLGEHTTDSETLELLAQGAFLEVIHP; encoded by the coding sequence GTGATCGATTTGCACACCCATTCCAGCTACTCCGACGGCACAAAGACGCCGGCCGAGCTCATGGCGGCTGCTCGAGATGCCGGCATATCCACCCTCGGGCTGACCGACCACGACACAATTGCAGGTTGGGCGGCAGCTGCGGCCGCCGTCGTTGACAGCGGCGTGAGCCTCGTGCGCGGCATGGAAGTCACCGCGCATTACAACGACGCCGGCACCCCAATCTCCGTACACATGCTGGCCTACCTATTTGATCCGCAGGCCCCCGAACTTGCCGCCCACCGCGAAAACCTGCGCGCCTCACGCATCACCCGCGCACAACATATCGTCGCCCGGCTCGCAGAGGACCTGCCCATCAGCTGGCAAGATGTCGTGAAGATCGCTGGCTCCGACGCCGTCGTCGGACGGCCGCACATAGCCGACGCGCTCGTGGTGGCCGGGATCGTGGACAGTCGCGAGCAGGCATTCGCAAACTATCTCAGCCCGCGCGGAAAGTATTACGTGCGCAACTATTCGCCAGACGTCTTCGATGTCATCGCGTGGATCAACGCCGCTGGCGGACGCGCAGTCTTCGCGCACCCTGCCGCTGTCAAACGTGGAAAGACCGTGCCATTGCAGGCACTCGATGCCATGGCAGAAGCGGGCCTGTTCGGCGTCGAAGTGCATCATCGCGACAACCCTGAAAGCCTGCGCGGACAGCTAACTGAGAAGGCCGAGCGGCTTGGGCTTTTCCAGTTTGGCTCCAGCGATTACCATGGAGCGGGAAAACCGAACCGGCTCGGTGAGCACACCACGGATTCGGAGACGTTGGAGCTGCTCGCACAGGGCGCATTCTTGGAGGTTATACACCCGTGA